DNA from Trichomycterus rosablanca isolate fTriRos1 chromosome 23, fTriRos1.hap1, whole genome shotgun sequence:
CGAGATCAGATCCTAAAAAAATAATCGAATAAAaaaactgagtgtgtgtgtgtgagtgttggtgtgtgtgatgCGTACGTGTTGCCTGTctgtcaaaataataaataacacgtCGAATAAATTAAAACGAAACGGAAACGAAACCCCCAAACCCCCTCCGTCTCAGTCGGCCTCGccccctctctctcttcctGTAGTGATTCCCAATAAATTAAAGAATGTACAATCAGCGCTCGacttcttcatcatcatcatcaaacaGGATCCTTCACTCTCTCAAAACTTCACCACCCACCCCTGACACGGTGCCACCACTAGGAGAAGGGCAGGGTATATGACGTGAAATAACGATGCCAAACCGAGCTACTGTGTGAGCTGAACACGCTCTGAGGAGGCACCAACTACCCCAAAGGTCCAGAGATACTCTGCACCATAAGACCCGGAGTGGATGGTTAATCTTCGCTTCTGTACGTGGGCACTGCCATCCTGGGTCCCAGAGACGTTATTAAAAGAGTttaggcaacctggcagtggttgggtttAAACCagttaccagtccagtaccttaaccgctgacgTACCACTGTTCCATTTAGTTCAGTCATGAATTCAATAAAGAACCCCGACTGGTGCTGAGCTACCTGCTGAAGTTTTATTCACATTCATGAGAGGGTTTTTTGGGTGGGGGTAAAGTTATGCCCCCAGAATGCCAGGTCAGTACTAGATACAAACCAGCGCCCAGCCGTCAGGAACAGAATGGACCGAGTTACTGTGAGGATTTTGGAGTCAGATCAGCATCATCTGATACCTCAAGCTTGTTTTTATTCACGTTTATGAGAGGGTGGGGGTACAGTTACGCCCCCAGAATGCCCGGTCAGGACTGGACCTGGATACGGGACAGGTGAACCAAAGATTCTAAACACAAACCAGTGTCCAGCCTTTGATGTTGCAGGAACAGAATGGACTGGATTACTGTGAGGAATTTGGAATCAGATCAGCATCGTCTCATACCTGAAGCTCTGATGTTTGTATTGGGTTAAAAAAAGAGGGGAACACCGTATTTTGGATAGATAATGATGGACCAGGCATGAATATGCACGCAGGTTATGATGAGGCGTCCGAGCACCTACAAGCAACAGGATCCAAAACCCTGGTGCAGATATTCTAACATGATAATTAACCGACAGAACAGGAGCTACGTGCAGAAACGTTCAGGTTTGCATCAATGTCGTTAAATCACGTAACCATTCAGATCCCGAATCGGTGAAACCCTGGGACGCTTTGGTGGCACCGTGTCAGAGAAAACAGTGAAGAATCGGTCCTGCTGCTCCCTCAAACGTTCCACACTTTCATCTGCGCCTCggaacaaaaacaccacaagCAGAACGAAAATCTCTCGCTGCAAACGCACATAAAAtcctctaataataataatattaataataatcataaaaataaaaacaaaccttCTGAAACCCTCTGCTCACGTCCTCCAGGATCGACTAACCGAAACACAAacgagaaaataaaaatgctctCCGTCGTCTCCCTGTCCTCCTCCCCATGCAAACCAAATAAACCCAAAACAAAAGAATTATTTCACAAGTttttctgagtgtgtgtgtgtatgtgtgtgtgtgtgtactacatgtctgtgtgtgtgtgtgttctgtttttaaatcatttatgtTAAaactttttagatttttttgtatttttcctgTATGGCTTTGCGTAATTTGTTCAAGATTTATCAAGAGTTGGCCGCGCTCTGGCTGCCTCCGCCCCCCCCGCCCCCCATCATGATGGACTCCTCCGACGAGTCGGGTCTGACCCCGCCTCGGGGCGGGGCCCCGGTGATGACCCCGCCTCCCTGTGTGGggttgttattgttgttccCGGGGTAACAGGGCGGGACGTAGCCCATGCTGTCCTGAGTGGGCGGGGCTTGTGCGATCTGCTGCGTCTGAGAGGCCGTTCTAGTCCGAAAGGcggagatccccaggtggaggtTGGAGGAGCCGTACTGGCTGGAGTCCAGGCTCGACGGAGGAAGAGAAAGGGGCGGAGCCATGGAAGACGGAGCCAActggtgatggtggtgatgcTGATGGTGGCTGCTGAGGCTCAGCTCGATGCTGTCCTGCGACGACGACTGCGGCGACGACATCATCGCTTGGCCCTGCAGCCCTTGGCCCTGCGAGCCCGGGCCCTGGGGCCCTTGACCCTGGGCCGGGCCCTGCTGCCGGAGCTGTCGGCCGTAGACCGGGTGCGGGTGCAGAGTCTCCATCATGGCCGCGCCGCCCAGGAAGTGGCGCTGCTGCGTGGCGGCGGGTTTGTGCAGCAGGAGCTGCGGGTACGAGGACTCGCTGCTGTCGCTGCCCGGCCAAATCCGCAGCTGCTGCTGAGACGGAGCCTGAGAGACCGAAACCAAAACAGTgagtgaccctctgtgtgacagagaagcttctcacaagactttgaagtatatctgtgggaatctgtgcccgtTCAGACAATAGGGCGGCTCACCTGTGGGCTCTGCATCTCGTAGTCCGAGTGTGTGACGGCGCTGTTGTAGTATCGGTTGCTGTACCGATAGTTTCGGTTGTCATTGGAAGAACCGCTAGATCCACCTGGGGGGGGAAACAGAGGAGAGAAGGGTTTAGATCAGATGCCCGTCTGAGTGCTGACGTCAGCGGTGGGCGATACGATTAAATATATCACAATATTTCAGTCCTGCTCACACTACAGCACAGCCACGCTGATCTAATGACGATCCAAAGACGTGTCCAGATTTTTCTGACTAATTTCGAGTGGTTTTATTGTCAGATCTTCTGACGGGTCTGGAGATCTTATTAACGAATCCTTTTATTAACCAGTCAAAATGATCAAACTGGTCGAAGGATCTGTTTAGTGAGCcgcactgttcacagtcaagtgagctatAGACTGTCATAACTAGAGGACGCTGTGAAAGGAAGGAACCTCTGACATTTTACCACCAACACATTTCAATCAAGCTTTAATGTGCTCGTTTTGCTCGTTTTGAAGCAGGAGAGTCATTTTACGCTTTCTAGCCTCCTTGGTTACTGTGATGTAGagctcgcttgactgtggacagtgacacttGTGTTCCAGCTTCTTCTCAATCATGACAGACCTGATTACTTGATTTTTGGTGCTTCATGAATTACAACTGACCACTCGGACAATTTTCCTCTcagtataaaattatattttaggttttttttcacAAAGCTGGGTGGAGGGGGCGTGGTTAAGGGCATTCCGATAGCCAATAGGAGTCGAGATTAATTATGTAATGACAGGAGAGGATAATTAGAGGcagtaatcaaacccaggtcctcagaacCTTTGTTACTTCCCTTTTAAACATCATTTACTGATTTAGAGGGGCGCACACGTGCTTCCTCCTGCACATGTAGCAAACTGCTACCTCTGGACCAAGAGAGGTGCACCATTTAGCTCTCTCGGACTCCTGGCCATAGCTATTTTGTGTGAAATCTAGCGGGCGTACCCGAGCTGGACACGGAGCTGGTGGTGGAGGTGGAGTGGCTGTGGTCCATGGCCGGGCTGGTGGAGGTGGAGCTGCTGGTGTTCGTTCCCTCGTCCGTGGTCTTCTTGAAGAAGTTGTGCTGCAGCGCGTAGAAGGGCGTGATGCGCGTCTTCGGGTCGTAGTCCAGCATGCGCAGGATGAGGTCCTTGAACTTCAGGTAATCGCACGGGGCGTGGCCCTGCTCTCCCGCTCGCCTGCCCCCGGGGCCGCCGGTTTCCACCCCCAAAATCTCATGGAGACGCCGAGTGGCGGGAGGTTTGTACTcctgcgagagagagagagagagagagagagagagagagagagaggttagGAACACACGGCACTCACATGAGGATCATCTGTAGATCTGTAGATCATCATCAGTGCTGATCTTCACATCATCCACTCATCAGTTCATCCTTTTATAAACCCGCAGGTCAACGTTAGCGCTCCTATTGAAACATTACGTATGTtaaggctgcgtcccaaacgcCAATCGATCGGTGCAGTTCAGTTTGCTAGAATCTGCTCTGGTACGTCGCCCCCTACAGGGCAGGAGCTTCACGCTGATCCACATTAAAAGCAGCAGCGACTTTTCTGATACCAGTTGGCAAGTCGAACGCTGCATTAAGATCTGATTTCTGACCAGAATAAACCAAGTaactatgggaatttgtgtcacACTGTGTGGATGAGACTGTCTGATAATTCTGGATCAGTAAaatgataatattataatataaatatacataattaTAACTTATAAATAGAgggcagtggttaaggtactggactagtgatcagactGAGCagggccctcaaccctcaattgatttgggacacagcccaagcaaatatctttaaataaattaaaaataaaagaatgaaacaTGATAATTAAAATATGTTTCTGTATTACTGTTAAGTCAATAACAATATCAATAAAATCTAGGAGACGGTGAGACAGGTGACCCAGGTGAGACGGGTGAGGGCGTGGCGATTATGGAGGAGAATGGGACAGGCAGCTTAATGACTGAGTGATCACATGATCTATGTGTGCAAAAGTATAAGGACACCTCACACTCCAACATCCAATTCCAAACCCGCATGGAATAATACACAGCTTCTGAAAAGCTTTCCACTAGATGctggaacatgactgcagggattcagTTCCATTCAGGCCCACATTGAGGTCAAGCATTGCTGTTCTTCCACACCACACCCACCAAACTCTTCTGTATGAAGCTCGATGTGTGGTGAAGGGTTCCAGAGAAGAAGATCGAGGTTCCTAAAATGACGCCCACTGTAGTTCCTCATCCAGGATGGCACCGGGGTAGAGCATCCATCCACCACACCCACGCTCATCTGCAGGATGTGCTTCCACTGTTCCAGAGTcatgtctggtgtgtgtgtgtgtgtgtgtgatgggatGGACAGGGTTGATGGGCGGGGTTTAATGGCAGGAAATGGTTTATTAGAAGCAGAGTGTTACTCACGGAGGCTGAAGGATAAAGTACCTTCTTTATATCCTTGTTCTTCTTGACGGTCCACAGGCCGTCTGAGAGCTTATCGAAATACTTTCGCGCTTTAGGAGCCTGATCCAGCATGTGGTTGGGAGGAACGCCCAGCACCTCCACGATCTTGTTCATCTGATCCACCTGAACATCAAACAACaacaatgattattattttgttaatggCTTAAGGATTGACAGCGTGATTTAATACGAAGTTATCAAGTATCTGACGTTACATGCTACCTGTTCCCCGATAGAACTCAAGTCATATTTTTTACTGTCATACTCAGTTCCCCTGTGCACTCTGGTGACCCCTGCTGGCCGGATTACTCCTCATGGACTAGCACACATCTCCCACTGCACGGCGGTGTGCATTGAGAGCAAACCCTATCCAACCTCGCCTCCCTTATACTCAGGAGTTTGAATCCTCTGTGGTGATGGGCTTGTGTATCAGACCTCTGTGCCACTTGTTGATATTTAATGCAATATTATAGTTCAGGGGCATAGCATCCATGATCAGCCACCCCACCGTGCAGCAGAGGCCACACTTGCACCAGCAACCCTGCAATGTAGGGTGTcctgtcctgtctggggtgtttttaCATTGTGTCCAGTAATTCCggtgaaaccggacccaccgtggccctgaccgggataaagtggcagtaaaacatggaaatgaaatgaactACGCTGATCTGAAAAGCTTCAGCACTTCTAAAATCACAGGGGTGCAGAAGGCTAGACTTATTAAGTCCCTAAATTGGAACGAGCGTACGTGACCAAAGGCTGTAATTTGCCGACccgtgtgtgtttggtgtgtgtggtgtgtgtggtgtaagtGTACCTCATTGGAGCCGCTGAACAGGGGCTCCCCCGTGTGCATCTCCACCAGGATACAGCCAAGACTCCACATGTCAATGGCCAGATCATACGGCATCCCTAACAGAACCTCGGGTGAGCGATAGAACCGGCTCTGTATGTACTGATAAAtctacaacacacaacacacacacaagagacCACGTTTAATAAAAGAAGATTTACATAAAGGCTGGTTAAAGAGCAGAAACTGAGCGGTGCTGCTGGTTAACTTGGTCATCAGTGCAGGTTTAGGCTTAATCTGAACCAGTGTGAGTTTAGAGACACACCAGTCTGCACTTAATTCTTTCTGGGGTTAAAAataactgcagaacaatgtgagtgtgtgattaaAGCATCCAGTGCCTGGCTGGTTCGTTTACATCCTTCCTGCCAATCAGAAGTCTGACCTTTCGGTCCATCAGTACTgctaacaaacacaaacatggcaGATGTGATAGTGAGATGGATGTGAAAGTGTTCAgtgtggttgaggtcagggctatgtgcaggccactgatgTTCCTCTAGTCCAAACTCGTAAAACCAAAACaagtctttatgtctttataaaccTTCCCCAAATTGTTGGTACAAAGTTGCCACTTAAAAGTTGGTTTTATACACGTGTTAGCAGTGGGTGAGGCTGGAACACCAGCTTGTACATGTACATTACAATGGACACTTGTAGTGATGTGTTTGGTCCACGAGGGGGCACTAGAGTATCAGACAGATTAAAGCAGAACGCTCTGGTGCAGTGATTTTTTCCTCCAGTAGGGGGCAGCAGAACCTGAGTGTCTACCAGCGTGTTGAAGCAGGGGCTGATGGGAATTCAGTTAAGTCCACTTCTGCAGCTTGGCCTGTGTGGTGAGCACTGATTGCTCTTATATATTGTTGAAAGAAGAGAACATGGTTCACCCCCTAccatttaaagtgtgtgtgtgtgtgtgacccaaACTGTAGGACTTCTAATTGTGGTGCACCAGAGGAATTATGATAAGGACTGTAGCAAAAGCACGACAGCACTGAATTCCATTGACAGCTTGAGTATTGTACTGAACAGTAAGGGTAAGTGGGGATGATTTCGGTATGGGGGGGGACGCCTCACCCTCTGTCCGAGCTGACAGGAGCTGCCGAAGTCGACGATCTTGATGGCGCTGCGTTTGGGGTTGCACAGCAGGATGTTCTCGGGCTTCAGGTCGCAGTGAATGATGCTGAGCTCGGGCGTGGCCAGGAAGAGCAGCGCCGTGCACAGCTGCTGAGCAAACTTCCGCGTCAGGTTGAGGGAGACACCCCGAAAGTTAGTGTTACGCAGCAGGTCGTACAGGTTATAGGAGAGCAGCTCGAACACCAAGCACAGGTGATTCCGGAACATGAAGTGTCTCTTCAGATGgactgagagagagacagagagagagagacagagacagagacacagagagagagagagagagacgggtgTCACCTTTTACTTAATCAACTATACTGAGGAGTACATTGTTGTACATTGTCATTGTTGGTCTAATattaaaaggtgtgtgtgtgtgtgtgtgtgtgtgcgctcaccTATGTAGTACTTCATTTCCGTGTCGTGTTTGTTCATAAGCTCGAGGAGCCGGAGCTCGATCTGCGCCTGGTTCAGAAAGGCTTTCTTGTTTTTGATGATCTTGATGGCCACCCACTCCTGCTCATGGTGATCATACGCTTTCACCACCTGTGGGCAAAGGGACAAGGTACAAGGGTTAAAGTTCACTGAGTCAGAGCTTTTCCCCTGTGTGCCCGTCGGTCAGTCTGACGTGGGCCGGCGTGCTCACCTGTCCGAAGGAGCCCTTGCCGATGAGCGAGTCGATCTCGTAACGGTCGAGCCACTTCTCCCCGTTTTTCACGATGTAGTCGTAGTTGTCGTCGTCGTAGCCGTCGTTGTAAACTTTCCGCTCTTTTTTGGTGCTGGAGTCCTCTGGCGGGACCTGCTGCGCCCGTCGCTTCTTCTTCGTGTAGTACACCTGCAGAACCAGGTAATACTCTGAGTATTACTATCATCACTCTGTGTACGCAGTGTACCCCCCACCCACACAAGGATGTCCCCTCACCCCACATACACACCAAATACAGGTGCAGTAACACATTTCACATTCCTaaattactctgtgtgtgtgtgtgtgtgtgttacctcattGATGTGCTTGTAAGTCTTGATGAGATCGACGGAGAGTTTTCTAAGCGGTGCACTCGCTGGATCTCGAAAACTCGGGGGGATCCTCCGTTGCAGAATGGTCATATCGGACAGCACCTGCACAGGTCAGAGGTCAACAGGTAAGCACAGTCAATTTTACCCCCAAACTAAAAGTAGAGTAAAGTATTATTAACGTCTGTAGACATTATTGGTCATCTCTTTGGAAGGGAATGACcatattgctgctgcaacagcgactcctgctgttCGGTCGACACATTTTTttacaattgtgtgtgtgtgtgtgtgtgtgtgtgtgtgtgtttacctgctGCTGTTCTGCCATGGACTGGATGTTGCCTAATCCAGGATGAGTGTGCTGGCTCGACATGTTTCGCTCAGCGGGGGAGAAACACAGGGACGAGGAGGGGGGCATACATCCTGAACCTGGGACAGAGACAGAACCAGCGTTACTGATACAGTTCCATCATGCAGTCGGATTTCAGCTCCCTGTCTGGTGGCACAATATCAGTATTTAACATGTCGTTAGAAACCTCGTATAATATCACCGCACTTTTCGGGCAGAAATTACGTCTGGTCAGTTTTACAGGCAGCGTTCGAACAGCTTACTTAGAGAGGTCGCTGAAAATTCTTATATGGTTCTAATCGAATGAACAGTAAATGTAAGTGTGAACGTTTGTTAAATGTGAAGAACAAAAAGCACCCTATCATGCACAGATCACAAGTTCAATCCCCACTGAGACCACAGCCACCCATGGCCAAGAGTTAAAGAGAGTACAATCACTTGTTCTACACAACACTGTCGGTCTTgtcaaataaatcaatattatCCCATTTCGGGCATTTCTGAGTCCTGGAGGATGCATGTTCAAGCCCCCAGGAGTGCAGACTGGTAACTATCACGTGATATAGAGAATACTGAATGCAGAATCATCAATCACCTAAACTATGGAAAACAATCTATATTCTTAGAGTTACAATTCTTAAAGACCTTGCAGACAGCTTTCATCAGGATTGAGTTTATCTTGATTAATTTGGTTTGATTAGTTGATCGTTAGTTTATCCTGATGTCCAGAAATTCTGCCCACCTATGGATCACAATAccctaaatataaaataatgacatTTCATGTTGAATACCTGTATATACTCAACAGTAAAGGTCAGGAGTAATGCAAATCTACTTTTACACATATAAAACCCTTAAACTACAAAATGTGATGTGCAACAGGCCCCAATATTAAAGATAATGCAAATAATGCGCATATTTCACTGCACATACCAGACACAGACATAAAAAGCATCAGACAGACATAAAGAAGCAAGAACACATAAGAATGAGTGCATAATTAAAGCTGCACAACTAATCTTGTGTTGCAATATTGCATTTAAGTACCAACCCCActcaaatatattttaaaaatgggaCGAACATTTAAAGTATCACAGCATCACCATCCACAATAAGAACACTGTGAAAATGTTGACCTGAGCATGCCAGCCCAATGGGTGGTGCTCATGAACCATCATACAGGACATGAACACCTACACATTATGATCGTGTTCACTGTAAAACCTCTGAATCTCTAGATGGACTCAGGGGTCCAGTGTAAAGCCTCTGCCTGATGGTGGACATGTACTATAAAGAAGTGTGACCAGAAATACTTCATCCCTAAATTGGCTGAATCCATCTCTATTTGTAGCCTCTCACTGGAGCACCAGGCATAAGGGCATCACaaactcacccactcactaacTCATACCTAACAGGTCATTTGGAGTAGACAATCCAACTACAGGCATGTTTGTAGGTGTAGGTTAACTAAAGTACCTGGAGTGTACCCAGAAAAACTGTACAAACAGCAACCGAAGACTGGGACCAAACCTAAGTCACCGAGGCAGTACACTTCATTATGGCACATGATTAGCTTAATGTTACAGCTCtaaattattacacacacttgtaAAAGACGTGTTTTTATGCCAGTCTTGGCATTTCAGTGATTTCTGTAACTAAACAGACTCAAGTCTGAGTTCCTTTAAAGGTTTTTTACCTTTGTGCTGATGTAAAAAGTCCTGTACGGCTTCACAATTCCTTGTCTGTGATcgattgactacagctggtgacttctctgtgcccaaataaacagggctagttcaCCGCACCCTTGACAAAATACATGGAGCAGTATTTATGTATCATGATCTGTCGGCTTGTGTGGAGAGGGAATCAGTCTGGCTGGtctgatgttctgatgttccttcttctGTGGCAGCCTGTAAGCCCATGTAAAGCTGGCTTGACTGTGGATAGTGACGCTACGAAGATCTGcattttggtggttcttggat
Protein-coding regions in this window:
- the dyrk1b gene encoding dual specificity tyrosine-phosphorylation-regulated kinase 1B isoform X1, with product MVITSSVEEKPQSSNRMVANLSTDSWVGSSDQNRFVPPSHLLRKPSKSSGCMPPSSSLCFSPAERNMSSQHTHPGLGNIQSMAEQQQVLSDMTILQRRIPPSFRDPASAPLRKLSVDLIKTYKHINEVYYTKKKRRAQQVPPEDSSTKKERKVYNDGYDDDNYDYIVKNGEKWLDRYEIDSLIGKGSFGQVVKAYDHHEQEWVAIKIIKNKKAFLNQAQIELRLLELMNKHDTEMKYYIVHLKRHFMFRNHLCLVFELLSYNLYDLLRNTNFRGVSLNLTRKFAQQLCTALLFLATPELSIIHCDLKPENILLCNPKRSAIKIVDFGSSCQLGQRIYQYIQSRFYRSPEVLLGMPYDLAIDMWSLGCILVEMHTGEPLFSGSNEVDQMNKIVEVLGVPPNHMLDQAPKARKYFDKLSDGLWTVKKNKDIKKVLYPSASEYKPPATRRLHEILGVETGGPGGRRAGEQGHAPCDYLKFKDLILRMLDYDPKTRITPFYALQHNFFKKTTDEGTNTSSSTSTSPAMDHSHSTSTTSSVSSSGGSSGSSNDNRNYRYSNRYYNSAVTHSDYEMQSPQAPSQQQLRIWPGSDSSESSYPQLLLHKPAATQQRHFLGGAAMMETLHPHPVYGRQLRQQGPAQGQGPQGPGSQGQGLQGQAMMSSPQSSSQDSIELSLSSHHQHHHHHQLAPSSMAPPLSLPPSSLDSSQYGSSNLHLGISAFRTRTASQTQQIAQAPPTQDSMGYVPPCYPGNNNNNPTQGGGVITGAPPRGGVRPDSSEESIMMGGGGGGGSQSAANS
- the dyrk1b gene encoding dual specificity tyrosine-phosphorylation-regulated kinase 1B isoform X2; the protein is MVITSSVEEKPQSSNRMVANLSTDSWVGSSDQNRFVPPSHLLRKPSKSSGCMPPSSSLCFSPAERNMSSQHTHPGLGNIQSMAEQQQVLSDMTILQRRIPPSFRDPASAPLRKLSVDLIKTYKHINEVYYTKKKRRAQQVPPEDSSTKKERKVYNDGYDDDNYDYIVKNGEKWLDRYEIDSLIGKGSFGQVVKAYDHHEQEWVAIKIIKNKKAFLNQAQIELRLLELMNKHDTEMKYYIVHLKRHFMFRNHLCLVFELLSYNLYDLLRNTNFRGVSLNLTRKFAQQLCTALLFLATPELSIIHCDLKPENILLCNPKRSAIKIVDFGSSCQLGQRIYQYIQSRFYRSPEVLLGMPYDLAIDMWSLGCILVEMHTGEPLFSGSNEVDQMNKIVEVLGVPPNHMLDQAPKARKYFDKLSDGLWTVKKNKDIKKEYKPPATRRLHEILGVETGGPGGRRAGEQGHAPCDYLKFKDLILRMLDYDPKTRITPFYALQHNFFKKTTDEGTNTSSSTSTSPAMDHSHSTSTTSSVSSSGGSSGSSNDNRNYRYSNRYYNSAVTHSDYEMQSPQAPSQQQLRIWPGSDSSESSYPQLLLHKPAATQQRHFLGGAAMMETLHPHPVYGRQLRQQGPAQGQGPQGPGSQGQGLQGQAMMSSPQSSSQDSIELSLSSHHQHHHHHQLAPSSMAPPLSLPPSSLDSSQYGSSNLHLGISAFRTRTASQTQQIAQAPPTQDSMGYVPPCYPGNNNNNPTQGGGVITGAPPRGGVRPDSSEESIMMGGGGGGGSQSAANS